TGGCCCGTGAAAACGGTGATGGagtctgcagggacaggacaggaggtgGAGGGGAGCGTGGCCGAGGCGGCAGGTCAgtggctgccccagcacaggggacagtaGACCTCTGCTGTCCCCGGCCTCTGGGGACTGTGGGGATGggaaaagcaagcaggagggctcagggggctgggggtgtcccaTGGAGATGGGCAGACAGTGCAGGCTTCAGCCCCTGCTGCATTTCCTgcaggctgggactgggagcTGACAGTGAGcaaggagctccagggacaagGATGGGGGAGCCTCGGGGACaccagagggaagggagagcagtggggatagtgcaggggaaggcagggaatCAGCAAGGACACTGCAggaagggttggaagggaggCTGGGGTACACAACAAGGATGCTAAGAAAAGATGAAGCACCTGAAAAGCTCCAATGGATGGTGAAGCCAAAGGTGGGCTGGCTCAGCAGGTTTGGGAGGTGCTGGAACCCCTGCAGTGGTGATTCCTCAGTCTTTTTCATGGTGGCTGACGTGTAGTAGATGCCAGTGAAGACACTCTTTGCATTCACGTTCGTGATGGTCATGTTGGAGCCCAAGTCATTGACCCAGCGCCCGGTCAGGATGCACTGGAGAGAACTCAGCACCGgtgcctgcagccacagccccctgcccaccctgccctgtGCATCCCATCCCTGATGGTACATTTTCAGTAGAGAGGCTGTGAGCTCCCAGGGCCAGGAAGAGCATGAGGAGGAAGGGAGTTGCTTGCACCATCTCTGCAGCAGGCAGACGGCTGATGTACCTGGGGATGTGCTCCTTGCAGGTCCCTGCTgatgctcctgctccctctcctttttattGCTGCCAGGTGGATGGGTGGTACCCGGGGTGCAAGTGGCACCTCTGGCCAGGCCATTGTACAGTCTGTGTGTTTCCAAATTTGGCTGGAATCCGTGGTAATGAATCTACAGGGGAAGGGTGGGACATTTCCAGTCAGCGTAACTGGCGTGCATAACAGTGTCcagattttcctgaaaaagacAGGAATTCCCATAACTCCTTGCAGAGGGTTCTATGGCTGCATATTTTAAACACCGCACTGCTAACACTCTTGTACCTTTTACATCACAGTTTTCTACCTGTAATCACAACTAACTTTTTCATACAATTAAATCTATTATTTTATCAGAATATTTATATCTTCCCCAGAggtcccctgccctccctgtgaTACCTGCAATGCTCTTCTGACCTGTTGCCCTGGGCATGCTCCCTTCCACCTCCCTCAGTATACCCCTCAGACTCCATCACTGTCCAGAGGGATCAGGACTCTCCTACCTCATGGGTCTCCCTTGGCAGGAGGCTCGGCCCCTCTGCTATGAAAGAGGCAGAGCCCGGGCACCacacacagccaccactgccaTGGGGACcccgggctgctgctgctgctcgccCTGGCCCTGCTCGTGCCCTGGGACGCTGCATCCAGGAAGGCAAGGGCAGCTCTGGAGCCGAGTCTGGCCGTGCTGAGCCGTGCTGTGCTGCCCCGGGTGCAGGGTGGGGGTGAGGGGCTGCACACACTGGCTGTGCCATCCCTGTGGTGcatgttttctctgtgctgtcctGTGCCACCCCAGTACACAGAGTTTGTGCCTGAGGGGCTGCACGTTCTGGGGGTACCATCCtatgccatgccatgccatgctgCACTATCCATGACCAAGGaagctgccagctctggctgtgctgtccctgggggTAGTGTTGATCACCCACCCCTGCCATAGGGGGGtacccagcacctccagctctgctgccctgcctAGGCAGAGAGGGGTGCTTTTCCAGCCAGTGCCCACACCACTGGTCCCAGCTGCCAGGTGGAGGGGCTGTGTCATGGGACACACATCCCACTGCTTAGGGAGGCTGGAAGTGGGACTGTGCCTCAGCACTGACTGAGACACCCACACAAGCCCCAATGTCACCTGCAGGGCCTGTGCAGAAATGAACTGGGCTCCAGTATGACCATCTTGGCCCTGAACACAGCTGGGACCTTCTCGGGCTCCTACCACACCGTGGTGGCAGCCACCAACAAGCAGATCCTGGTGTCACCCTTGCAAAGGggtccagcagcatcccagtgcCAAGAGACACCCCACCTTTGGCTTCACTGTGCAGTGGCAGTTCTCAGGTATGGCAGTGCCAGTGATCCCCTGCTCATGCTGGGAGGGGGGAGCCCCCAGCTGGTACCCCAAATCCCTCATGGCACCCAGAGGAACCCCAGCTGTGGGCACAGAACTGGCCCACAcatctgctcctgcctcaggaTATGGAGGAGATGTGGGACATGGGATTGTGGGGTTATATGTCTGTGAGAACGTCACAAACAGAATGGGAACTTCAGACAGTGTTTATTAAAAAGGCCCTTCCACTGAATCACAAGGTTCAGAAAGGACTCCCTGGCATTATAGAATCCTCCCCAGTGAAGAGTTTGGGCAGAGCTGGATCCAAACTTAGCCCTAGACTTTGTCAATGGATTATGTCTAAAGGATTGTAGAGGTGTAATATAAACTTTGTACAACGTAGTACCACAGGACTGAGGATGGCAAATCAGatctatttatataaaaataaattatttattatgatAATCAGACAAAAATTTCTTAGTAAGAATTACTTACTACAGATTAGAAGCTATATGTATTGTATGATGCACTATTTCGGAGCAGCATTAATTATATTAAAGCTAGCAAAACCAATTACAAAGAAGAGCCTGAAGTTACTCATCCGTACTAGTAATTGTGGGCAAATCTCTTTAGTTCAGCCTTAGGGAGGGGGCAAACCTATTTTTCCTCCATAAAGGGCAGAATCTCCACACACATTCTGGGAAGGGGTGTGTAAGAAGATCCTGCCCTTAGAAATTGGGAGCAGGCTTTTACAGTATAAAGTGATTGACTGTCAGCCAGATGTCAGCTGTGTCAGCTCAGCAGCTTTAGCTATGTTATCTATAGTATCACCTTCTGGTTCCTTTATTTGGTTCTTTACCAGTTTTATGACATCTTCACCGCTATCAGGATGTTTAACTTTAAGGACTGActcatttcagcatttttcaacACCAAAAGCAGCATGACACCCCTTTCTCCATTTACCACTTAGCAAATAGGGAATTGCTCAAGTTGTTTTACTCCCACtcaggcagagcatcctgctaCAGAAAGGGAACTGGGGTATCCCTCTCTCCATCCAAGGGATAACAGCAGGGGTGCTGACTATCTGTCTGTCCAGGGAGATCTGTATGTCTGGGGACAcaaagggaaaggcaggggaGCTCCCTCCTTTCTATCCCTCCCACACCAGGCTGGTACAGCCTTCAAAtgctgcagtggcagagaaagaaagaaaaggaggcgAGGTGGTAACCCTGGGCAGAAGGGGACTCGATTTAGTCAAGGGCCTGCAGCCCTgtggctcagctgctccccacagaGGCCTTCTCAGGAGGAATGCTCTCGCCTCTGCTGCGTGCAAGGCAGtccaggcagagccaggagccaaGCAAGAAGCAGGTCTTGCCTGCTGTCACATCTGGGCAAGTAGATAAGGAGGCAGATCCTGCTCCCTTTAGCAAAACTCCACAAGAGTCAGCCACCACTGGGACTCGTCCACTCCCTGCATCCGTAGCCCTCCAGCCCAacccaagaagaaaaaatgggGGCAGAAAGGATTTCCTCTTTTGGCTTGGCCTGGTGGAAAGAAGATACCGAAGATGAACAAGAGTAGACAGCTAGACAGATTTATTAAGAATTGAAGTGATTTATCCCCTTAAATGTGCTCCACTGCCTGCCCCCAGCGCCAGCAGGGAGGGGGGCCATGGTACCAGACCAGGACCTGCTTCTTGGGCTCAGATTGTCACCATCCAGGGAGCCGGGTCTCCCCTGGGGATTGTATCTGCCACAGGCCCTCCTGGGGCAGAGCCAGTCAGTATGTGCAGTGTCACCCCAGGACAACTACAGCATCCATGTGCCTGAGTGCACCAGTCCAACATCCTCACACACACATTCACCCACaccctttttctccctgcaggACAGGTCCCCACCTTACCCAGCCCAATGACTGCAGCAGAGAGGTCTCCTGTGCCCCTGGACAAGGTACCAGCTGCAGTTTGGGATGGCTGGGGAACCAGCAGGCTATCAGAGCCCTGAGCgatggggaaggggaggcaCAGGCTCCAGCAGCCACTCCTTAACCCACCCCCCTCTGAGGAGACATCCCCGCACCTCTGATCCCCCCGTGTGCTCAGCATCAGTGGCTGGAAGCCCCCTGAGGTCAAGGGCATGTAGTGGAGgtagggaaggaaaacagcaatgcGAGTACTAGCACAGAGCGGGAGGGGAGGGTCCCTGCCTGCCATCTGCGGCCCCCCCAGCCCGCGGTGCGCCCGCTGCTCTGCCCAGTGCCACGAGGCTCAAGGGTGGGTGGGGCCCTGGGGGAGCTGGGCGGGTGCCGGTGCCTGGCCAGCCCGGCGCTCCAGGGCCAGCTGCATGCTCCAGATGCTGAGGGGCCGCATGTAGGCCAGCGAGCGGTACACCTTCTTCTCCCGATAGGCCTCCGGCGTCTGGAAAGCCATGCCCAGCCGTTCCCAAACCGTCCGGTAGCAGCCCTCCGCCGTGCGGAAGCCTTCCTCCACCATGCCCTGCAGGAGAGGAGACAGGACCATCAGCACATCCACAGAGCACACGGAGCACATGCTGGGAAGTGCGGCAGCAGCATCCCCGCTCACCTCCTGGATCATGGTGGCAGCCAGGGAGTAGACCACGCCAATCCAAACCTCGTTGGACTGGACGCTGGAGGTGTCGGGCATGCCGTCGGGTCTCATGCCGTTCACTGCTCCCATGGTGCCGCCCGCGAAGCTCATCACGTTCTTCTCGAAGATGGTCTTGAGCGCGCTGAGAACATGACTCTTGGGGAAAACCTGGCCGGACAGAGATGGGCTCGGTGCTCATGTGGACCCCTCAGGCTGGGTCTGGAGCAGGATTAAattttccatgaggaaaagGGCAACACTGTTCGCTGGGTCAATAGCAATGAATTCCCACCTCAGGAAAATAACAGGAGGACATGAAAAGTCTCTTTCCCCGAAAAGAGCAAAAAGCTCCcagaggggagcagagagaTGCTGAACCACATTCCACCTTCCTCCTGAGGAGGCTGACAGCTCATCCAACTAGTCCATCTCCAAAAACAGCTTCTCAACCACAGTCACTGGCCAAGCCCCTTTCCCATCTCTTGGGGGTTTGCTTTGGGGGCCTGGCCAACCACACCATCCTCATTTGGTTTATGTTCATCACTTGCAAGAGAAGCAAGAGCCAGGAGGCTcatcagcacagcccagggatgTGCCAGACACTTCTTGCCAGTCTGGTGACACTAGAGCCAGGAGAAGCAGAGGCTGGGATGACACCAGGCAGGACCTTGCTGGGAAGGCTGGGCAGTCCAACCAGACAGCTTTGGCAGActcaaagcaaaagcagcaaattccttctctctgtgctcaagcccagcagccctgcagacatTTTTACCCAGTGTGGCTCTGGAGATAAGCCATGGGGATGCTGTAGGAATCAGTAAAGGGCTGATGTGCCCTTCTCTGGCAGAAGCTCTTGGGGCACACTTTCTTCAGGACTGGATCACAGGCTGCTCTTACATCACATTTCTGACTCGTTCACTGCTGCCTTGTGCATGCAGCAAGGCCACATTAATGAGGTTACTGACAAGAGTGATGCCAGCAAGGCAACAGAtcaaaatacatggaaaaaaatcacgGAATGTCATAGTAAACAGAGAGGAATTCACCAGTCCCACCTCCAGTGAGCTCAGAGCTCACCAGAAAGCAGGGAGAAGTGccaccttcagcagcagcagtcgGAGGCTGGGCAAAGGCAGGCCAGATTCTGGACTGCACCACGTTTACTCTTTCCTCCCAAAAGGATATTACTGCAGGAGGGCTGGGCCAGATCCTGCCTGGAGCTCCAGGCACAGTCCCAACCCCACACTAGGTTAAACACAGGAGGGAATGACCAGGTAAAGTCACCTGAAGCTCCCCTCTGATTTACCAACAGACAGTGAAGTGGTTTGTCACCCTCTCACAGACAAAGCCACTCCTCCCTTCACTCA
This sequence is a window from Corvus moneduloides isolate bCorMon1 chromosome Z, bCorMon1.pri, whole genome shotgun sequence. Protein-coding genes within it:
- the LOC116437942 gene encoding avidin-like codes for the protein MYHQGWDAQGRVGRGLWLQAPVLSSLQCILTGRWVNDLGSNMTITNVNAKSVFTGIYYTSATMKKTEESPLQGFQHLPNLLSQPTFGFTIHWSFSDSITVFTGQCFVDDNGKEVLKTMWLLRPHADKLKNNRNATL